The Nitrospirota bacterium genome includes a window with the following:
- a CDS encoding NADH-quinone oxidoreductase subunit H, with product MPSLIQSLLLVIAQAIVLLSVSPFLVGLIRKVKARFQCRQGASVFQPYADLAKLFRKQPVISSTASWIFPATPYILFASTLSAGLLVPTFLSQTPLNFAGNIIALVYLLALGTFFLILAGLDTGSAFGGMGSSREALVASLTEPAMILSIFAIALTAGSTNLSTIVHKTALLEGIVTDPSPHLMALAALFIVALAETGRVPVDNPATHLELTMIHEAMVLEYSGRYLALIEWAAGLKLAVFLSLVANVFAPWGIATTLTPSAMGIGLVVYLVKIAGLAVLIGTIECMFAKLRLFRVTDLLGVAFILALLGLLFFYILRS from the coding sequence ATGCCGTCTCTTATTCAGTCCCTGCTGCTCGTGATCGCACAGGCCATCGTCCTGCTCTCGGTCTCGCCTTTCCTCGTGGGACTCATCCGCAAGGTGAAGGCGCGGTTCCAATGCCGACAGGGCGCCAGCGTCTTTCAACCCTATGCTGATCTGGCCAAACTCTTCAGAAAGCAGCCGGTAATCTCGTCCACCGCCTCCTGGATCTTCCCTGCCACACCCTATATTCTGTTTGCCTCCACACTTTCCGCTGGCCTGCTGGTCCCCACGTTCCTCTCACAGACCCCCCTGAACTTTGCGGGGAACATCATCGCGCTCGTCTACCTTCTGGCGCTGGGAACGTTTTTCCTAATTCTCGCAGGGCTCGATACCGGATCGGCCTTCGGCGGGATGGGCAGCAGCCGGGAAGCGCTCGTCGCATCGCTGACAGAGCCGGCCATGATCCTCTCCATCTTTGCCATTGCTTTGACCGCCGGCTCCACCAATCTCAGCACCATCGTTCATAAAACGGCGCTGCTGGAAGGAATCGTGACGGACCCCTCGCCGCATCTGATGGCGCTGGCCGCGCTCTTCATTGTAGCGCTCGCGGAAACCGGACGGGTACCGGTCGACAATCCCGCGACCCATCTCGAACTCACCATGATCCATGAAGCGATGGTCCTGGAATATTCCGGCCGCTATCTGGCCCTCATCGAATGGGCGGCCGGCCTGAAATTAGCCGTGTTTCTCTCTCTGGTCGCCAACGTCTTTGCGCCCTGGGGCATTGCGACGACGCTCACGCCAAGCGCCATGGGAATCGGACTCGTGGTCTACCTCGTGAAGATCGCAGGGCTGGCGGTGCTGATCGGAACCATCGAGTGCATGTTTGCAAAACTACGGTTATTCCGTGTGACAGACCTCCTGGGCGTCGCCTTTATCCTGGCGCTGCTCGGACTGCTGTTCTTTTACATTCTTCGGAGCTGA